CGCACGCAGAACGTGCAAGCCGCGGTGCAGCGGTTCGTGACGTTGAGATAGAGCGCGTTCCGTATGGGATAGGTGATCCGGCCGCGATCGGGCATCGTGCCGATTCCGAAGAGCTGCATGGCATTGAAGCTTGTGATCCTGGCAACGTCATCGAGGGTGAGCCCCTTGATTGTTGCGACGGCCTCTGCCGTGTGGCGCACGAAAGCGGGCTCGTTTCTTTTGCCGCGCATCGGTACGGGAGAAAGATAGGGAGCGTCCGTCTCTACCAGCAGGTGCTCGATCGGGATTTGGCGCACGACCTCACGCAGGGCCTCCGCCTTGGGGAACGTGATTGGCCCGGCAATGGAAAGGAGGAATCCCCTCTCGATCAATGTTCTTGCCATCTCCACATCACCGGAAAAGCAGTGCATGACACCGCCGAGCCCGGGCGGCCATTCTTCGGTCAGGATCTGGAGCATATCCTCGTGGGCGTCGCGGTCATGAACGATGATGGGAAGCTTAAGCTCGCGCGCTTCGCGCAGCATGTCTCGAAATTTTCTTTTCTGGTCCGTGCGGGGAGAATGCTCGTAATGATAGTCGAGCCCGATCTCGCCGTAGGCCACGACCTTCTGGTGCTGCGCAAAGTGTCTGATGATCTCGTAGGCGGGATGAAGGATGTCCTTCACCTCATGGGGGTGGATGCCGATGGCGGCGTAGATGGATTCGTATTTGTCGGCAAGCAGGACCGCGTCACGGCAGGACTCGACCGTCGTGCCGATGGTCACAATATATTCTACGCCCGCTTCGCGCGCCCGTTTGATCACGTCTTCGCGGTCGTCATTGAACTCGCGCATCTCAAGATGCGCGTGGGTGTCTATCAGCATGCTCTCAACCTTTTCTCAAAATAATGTCGTGCGGGGTTGGGGTAAATCTTTTAGATTCTGACTTGCCCAAGCGCCGGGTAGCTCTGAGTGAAAGACGCGCATGGCAATGCTGCACAGCTCGTACTTACGAGAACAAGGCAAGGCAGACACGGCCGAGCCCTTTTTTAAAGGGCGAGGGTGGAGTGCTGCGAGACCTGCATACCAAGGCGGAGATACTGTATATATCCGGCATGCTGCGCGGCCGAACGATGAGCTGCCCAAAAAAATCGATGCCCAAGTGGGACAAGTGCCAATTGAGACAACTTTCAAAAGAGAACGTTAATTTCGAGAGTTGAATTTTTTATTTTATTTTACCCTGCTCCCCGGCTTCATCTCCCGGTCGAAGGTGGCCACGGCAAGCAGGTCCCCGTTGCTCGCGGCGAGCAGCATGCCCTGGGACTCGATGCCCATGAGCTTGGCAGGCTTCAGGTTCGCCACGATCACGATGGACTTGCCCATGAGCTCCTCGGGAGCATAACTCTTCCCGATGCCGGCAACCACCTGTCGGGTCTCGGTGCCTATGTCCACGTTGAGTTTTAT
The nucleotide sequence above comes from Nitrospirota bacterium. Encoded proteins:
- a CDS encoding YchF/TatD family DNA exonuclease, with the protein product MLIDTHAHLEMREFNDDREDVIKRAREAGVEYIVTIGTTVESCRDAVLLADKYESIYAAIGIHPHEVKDILHPAYEIIRHFAQHQKVVAYGEIGLDYHYEHSPRTDQKRKFRDMLREARELKLPIIVHDRDAHEDMLQILTEEWPPGLGGVMHCFSGDVEMARTLIERGFLLSIAGPITFPKAEALREVVRQIPIEHLLVETDAPYLSPVPMRGKRNEPAFVRHTAEAVATIKGLTLDDVARITSFNAMQLFGIGTMPDRGRITYPIRNALYLNVTNRCTAACTFCVRYHTDFVKGHNLRLRKEPSADELIKEIGDPKRYDEVVFCGYGEPLIRLDVVKAVAAEVKQRGGKVRIDTNGHANLIHKRNVLPELAGLVDAVSVSLNAQNAEVYEKISQSQFGAPTYEAVKEFIREAKKYIPDVTATVVSAPGVDIEACRKIAEELGAKYRVREFNIVG